The Coregonus clupeaformis isolate EN_2021a chromosome 18, ASM2061545v1, whole genome shotgun sequence genome has a segment encoding these proteins:
- the LOC121530772 gene encoding calcineurin B homologous protein 3 yields the protein MGASQSAGTEHEFQELADRTGFSLEQIGNLNKRFRQLSNNEETLSREDLASIPALDNNPIRAQIINAFFDKRNLHQNEAGTVQEIGFEEFLMVMSHFRPAAMGITEEERENLRREKLQFLFNMHDTDSDGTITLEEYRRVVEELLSKAGMIGQETAKAIADAAMLEVAGTTRGKMEPDEFYEGITFEHFLQILKTFDIETRMHVRFLNMDTATLRCGKSK from the exons TTTCCCTGGAGCAGATTGGCAACCTCAACAAGAGATTCAGACAGCTGAGTAACAATGAGGAGACACTAAG TCGAGAGGatttggccagcatccctgctcTAGATAACAATCCAATCCGGGCTCAAATTATTAATGCCTTCTTTGATAAAAG AAACCTCCATCAGAATGAGGCAGGAACAGTCCAGGAGATTGGCTTTGAGGAGTTCCTCATGGTGATGTCTCACTTCCGCCCAGCAGCCATGGGcataacagaggaggagagggagaacctGAGGAGGGAGAAACTACAAT TTCTGTTCAACATGCATGACACAGACAGCGACGGCACCATCACCCTGGAGGAGTACAGACGG GTGGTGGAGGAGCTCCTATCTAAGGCTGGCATGATCGGGCAGGAGACCGCCAAGGCCATCGCAGACGCTGCCATGCTGGAAGTGGCAGGCACTACAAGGGGCAAAATG GAACCTGATGAATTCTATGAAGGAATCACTTTTGAACATTTTCTACAG ATTCTAAAAACCTTTGATATTGAGACGAGGATGCACGTTCGCTTTTTAAACATGGACACTGCAACCTTGAGATGTGGAAAATCAAAATGA